One Capillibacterium thermochitinicola DNA window includes the following coding sequences:
- a CDS encoding amino acid ABC transporter ATP-binding protein has translation MEILRVENLYKSFAGTEDVVTGVSFQINEGEVVALIGPSGSGKSTLLRCLTLLEKIDHGAIYVAGEPMVTTAPSGEVIYAPEAALRKIRLRLGMVFQNFNLFPHFSVLRNITEAPIHVAGMPPAEAEALARQLLAKIGLSDKADAYPYQLSGGQSQRVAIARALAMKPDILFFDEPTSALDPELTGEVLKVIRNLAAEQMTMMVVTHEMAFAREVADRVIFMDKGQIVEEGTPEILFGRPANERTRTFLGNYNLNAGS, from the coding sequence ATGGAAATCCTTCGCGTGGAAAACCTGTATAAAAGCTTTGCCGGCACCGAAGACGTGGTGACCGGGGTGTCGTTTCAGATCAACGAGGGGGAGGTCGTCGCCCTGATCGGCCCTTCCGGTTCCGGTAAAAGCACCCTCCTGCGCTGCCTCACCCTTCTGGAGAAGATCGACCACGGCGCCATCTACGTGGCGGGCGAACCCATGGTGACCACTGCGCCTTCGGGCGAGGTCATCTATGCGCCCGAGGCGGCCTTAAGAAAGATCCGTTTACGCCTGGGCATGGTCTTCCAGAATTTTAACCTTTTCCCCCATTTCTCTGTGCTCCGGAACATTACGGAAGCACCCATCCATGTGGCCGGGATGCCCCCCGCCGAAGCGGAGGCCCTCGCCCGCCAGTTGTTGGCCAAGATTGGCCTCTCCGACAAGGCCGACGCCTATCCCTACCAGCTTTCGGGCGGCCAATCGCAACGGGTGGCGATCGCCCGGGCTTTGGCCATGAAACCGGATATCCTCTTCTTTGACGAGCCCACCTCGGCGCTGGATCCGGAGTTAACCGGTGAAGTACTCAAAGTAATCCGGAATTTGGCCGCCGAACAGATGACGATGATGGTGGTCACCCACGAGATGGCCTTTGCCCGTGAAGTGGCCGACCGGGTCATCTTTATGGATAAGGGGCAGATTGTGGAAGAAGGGACCCCTGAAATCCTCTTCGGCCGGCCGGCCAACGAACGGACCAGAACCTTCCTGGGGAATTACAACCTAAACGCCGGTTCTTGA
- a CDS encoding amino acid ABC transporter permease, with amino-acid sequence MFVLEYSTQLLKQVALLGSGALTTLRIFFLTLLFSLPLGLLIALARMAPYKWLNLPVRFYILIMRGTPLILQLIFFYFAPSAILPEGLRFTLPRFTAAVVAFSLNYAAYFAEIYRGGIESIPLGQYEAAAVLGFTKSQTFFRIILPQVIKRILPPVSNEVITLVKDTALITVLGITELFRVARNEANRLFSTTPLFIAGLFYLFMNWIVTKVFDAAEKKLSYYR; translated from the coding sequence ATGTTTGTCCTGGAATACAGTACCCAACTTCTCAAGCAAGTGGCCTTACTGGGCTCCGGCGCCTTAACCACCCTCCGGATCTTCTTCCTGACCCTCCTTTTTTCCCTGCCGTTGGGTCTCCTGATCGCCCTGGCCCGCATGGCCCCGTATAAATGGTTGAATTTACCCGTACGCTTCTATATTTTGATCATGCGCGGAACCCCTTTGATTTTACAACTGATCTTTTTCTACTTTGCGCCCTCCGCTATTCTGCCGGAAGGATTAAGATTCACTCTCCCCCGTTTCACCGCCGCCGTTGTAGCGTTCTCCCTTAATTATGCCGCCTATTTTGCCGAGATTTACCGCGGCGGCATTGAGTCAATCCCCCTCGGCCAGTACGAAGCGGCAGCCGTTTTGGGTTTTACGAAAAGCCAGACTTTTTTCCGGATCATCCTTCCCCAAGTGATCAAGCGGATTCTGCCGCCCGTTAGCAATGAAGTGATCACTCTGGTCAAAGACACTGCTTTGATCACTGTCCTTGGCATCACCGAGCTGTTCCGGGTCGCCAGAAACGAGGCCAACCGCCTCTTTTCCACGACTCCGCTCTTTATCGCCGGTCTTTTCTATCTCTTTATGAACTGGATCGTCACCAAAGTTTTTGACGCCGCCGAAAAGAAGCTGAGTTATTACCGATGA
- a CDS encoding amino acid ABC transporter substrate-binding protein, which produces MKRSLAFVLILLSVLFLLSGCSGTKKDTSWEDVKKKGVFVLGLDDSFPPMGFRDENGQIVGFDIDVAKEACRRLGIELKLQPINWDAKEQELNTKNIDCIWNGLTITPERQKNILFTKPYMDNRQVVIVRADSGITSLAALAGKTLGLQAGSSAKDALSSAPGFEASLGNVIEFDENMTALMDLEMGGLDAVLMDEIVARYYIQQKDKNFIVLDEALASEEYGIGFRKNDQSLMEKFQDTLIAMAKDGTLAAISNKWFGEDITVIDR; this is translated from the coding sequence ATGAAGAGAAGCCTTGCTTTTGTCCTCATTTTGTTGTCCGTCCTCTTCCTTCTCTCCGGATGTTCCGGCACGAAAAAGGATACTTCCTGGGAAGATGTGAAAAAGAAAGGCGTCTTTGTCCTGGGGTTGGATGACAGCTTCCCGCCGATGGGGTTCCGGGATGAAAACGGGCAGATCGTCGGTTTTGATATCGATGTGGCCAAAGAAGCTTGCCGCCGTCTCGGTATTGAACTTAAGTTGCAACCAATCAACTGGGATGCCAAAGAACAAGAATTAAATACAAAAAATATCGACTGTATCTGGAACGGCTTAACCATAACCCCCGAACGCCAGAAGAATATCCTCTTTACCAAACCATACATGGATAACCGGCAGGTCGTCATCGTCCGGGCGGATTCGGGGATCACCTCCCTGGCCGCTTTGGCCGGAAAAACCCTGGGCTTGCAGGCCGGCTCCAGCGCAAAAGATGCCTTAAGTAGCGCCCCCGGCTTTGAAGCCTCGTTAGGGAACGTCATCGAATTTGACGAGAACATGACCGCGCTCATGGACCTGGAAATGGGCGGCTTGGATGCGGTCCTGATGGATGAGATCGTGGCGCGCTATTACATCCAACAAAAAGACAAGAACTTTATCGTCTTGGACGAGGCTTTGGCCAGCGAAGAATACGGCATCGGGTTCCGCAAAAACGATCAGTCGTTAATGGAAAAATTCCAGGATACCCTTATCGCGATGGCAAAAGACGGCACGCTGGCGGCCATCTCCAATAAATGGTTTGGTGAGGATATCACCGTAATTGACCGCTAA